TGTCCTCCACGGTGCGCCGGCCCAGCCGGTCGAGCGCGTCGGCGAAGTCGAGGTAGACGCCGCGACCGCCGGGCCCGACCCCGTGCCCCGCATCGCACTGGTTCTTCGCGGCGCGGGAGGCGACGTCGCGCGGCACCAGGTTCCCGAAGGCGGGGTACTGCCGCTCCAGGTAGTAATCGCGCTCCGATTCGGGGATCTCGCGCGGGTCCCGCGCGTCCTCCTTCTGGACGGGGACCCAGATCCGTCCGTCGTTGCGCAGTGACTCGCTCATCAGGGTCAGCTTCGACTGGTGCTCGCCGCTGACCGGGATGCAGGTGGGGTGGATCTGGGTAAAGCAGGGGTTGGCGAAGAGGGCGCCCTTGCGGTGGGCGCGCCAGGTCGCGGTGACGTTGCAGCCCATTGCATTGGTCGAGAGGTGGAAGACGTTGCCATAGCCTCCCGAGGCGAGCACGACCGCATCGGCCAGGTGCGTCTCGATCTCCCCGGTGACCATGTCACGCACGACGATGCCACGGGCCCTGCCCTCGATGACGATGACCTCGAGCATCTCGTGGCGGGTGTGCATCGCGACGGTGCCCGCCTCGATCTGCCGCTCCAGCGCCTGGTAGGCGCCGAGCAGGAGCTGCTGGCCCGTCTGCCCGCGGGCGTAGAAGGTCCGGGAGACCTGCACGCCGCCGAAGGAGCGGGTGCTCAGCAGCCCTCCGTACTCGCGGGCGAAGGGCACCCCCTGCGCCACGGCCTGGTCGATGATCGCCTCGCTGACCTGGGCCAGGCGGTAGACGTTCGACTCGCGTGCACGGTAGTCGCCGCCCTTGACGGTGTCGTAGTAGAGGCGGCGGATGCTGTCGCCGTCGTTGCGATAGTCCTTCGCGGCGTTGATGCCGCCCTGGGCGGCGATCGAGTGCGCACGGCGCGGGCTGTCCTGGTAGCAGAACACCTCCACTCGATAGCCGGCCTCGCCCAGGGTCGCCCCGGCGGAGCCGCCGGCCAGGCCGCTGCCCACGACGATCACGAAGCGTCTGCGGCGGTTCGCCGGGCTGATCAGGCTCGCCTCGAAGCGCCGCGCGTCCCAGCGGCCCTGGATCGGCCCGTCGGGGGCCTGGGTGTCGACCACAGGGTCACCCACCGTGAACAGAGCACTCATCACGTCACCATCCCGAACTGGATCGCCAGCGGTGGCAGCAGGAAGCCCAGGATGACCACACCTGTGACCAGGTACGCCACCTGGTTCAGGTGCCGTCGCCGCCGCACGCCGGTATTGACGCCCAGGGAGGCGAAGGCGCTCCAGACCCCGTGCCGCAGATGCGCGCCGAGTGCCAGCAGGGCGATCAGATAGGTCAGGGTCACCCACCAGATCGAGAATCCGCCCACCATGCGCTGGTACGGGCTGTCGGAGGCGCCGCCCGGGGCGATCACATTCACCGTCAGGTGCAGGAGGTGATAGATCACGAAGAGCCCGATCACGATCCCGCCCCAGCGCATCGTGAACGAGGAGTACGTCCGCTGGACCCCGCGAGGAGCCTTCTTCGTCACGTAGCGGCGGCTGCCGCGGCCGCCGGTCGCGGCACGCATGCGGTGCCAGAGCACGAACGCCGCGCCCGTGTGGGCGAGCACGCTGAGCAGCAGGATGATGCGGAGGATCCACAGCGCCCCGCTACGTGGCAGGAACGGCTCTCCCAGCGTGCGCAGGTGGGCGGCATAGCCGTCGAACGCCTCCGCGCCGGAGAAGACCTTGAGGTTCCCGTACATATGGGCCAGCAGGAACAGCACCATGACCATCCCCGCCGCCGCCATCACCGCGTGCAGGAGCACAGAGCTGCTGCGTATCGACGTCCGGCGACGTGCCGGCGCGCGGACCACCATCGGCGCCACCCCTTCCGCTCACACTGTGCTGTGGATCACTGTGGCAAGGTTCTTGCGTTGGGGCAAGCATGTGGACGGGGCGCCCGGATGTCGTGGCGCCCTCGCCGAGAAGGGGGAGGTCGAGCAGGAGTGCTCCCTGTGCGCATTTCGAGACCGGGATCACCCCCGGCATGCGACGATGGCGTCATGAAGAGGAAGATCTCGATCGAGGCCCTGGCCCGCGAGCAGATCAAGGCCGCTCAGCGCGCCGGTGGGCGTCGTGCGGCCGAGACCGTCTTCGGCGGGCACGAGAAGGTGCTGCGCCAGACCGTGATGGGCCTGCTCAAGGACGCGGAGATCGGCGAGCGGGAGAACCTCGACGAAGCGACGATCTACGTCCTCGAGGGTCGGGTCCAGCTGTGGGTCGGAGACGACTGCTGGGAGGCGAGACAGGGCAGCCTGCTGGTCCTCCCCCAGGCGCGGCACCGGCTCGTGGCGATCATGGATTCCGCGCTGCTGATCACAGTGGCAAAGCTGTCGACCAGCCCCGAGGAGCCGCCGACGTCCTCCTGACTGGCGGGCCCGCGCCGTCTCGGCAATGCGGGACGCGGCCCGGCGCCGACCGGCTACCCGATCGTGACGGGTCCCGGCACGGTGCGGGCACTGGTCCTCACCCGTCGATCAGCTGAACATCGGGTTGATCACCCGGCCCCAGGTGCTCTTGTTGCCCCAGATGTTCTGTCGCAGGCCCTCCAGCTGCAGGATCTGCGAGTGGTCGACGAAGAGGTTGACCTCATTGCCGTAATGCTTGATGTACCACTCGAAGACAGGGCCGTCCGCCGCCTCGAACATGACGTTCTCCAAGCCGACGCCATTGATGATCGACGCCACCGCCGCGGTGTTCCACTCGGTCACGTTCTCGGTGATGCCCTCGGACTCGATCATCACGATGTCGGCGCCTGCCTCGAGGGTGCGGCGCGCGCGCTCGATCAGGTCTCCGACGTCCTTGGCGCCCTCGGCGGCCAGCTCGGCCTCTCCGGAATCCCCGCCGGAACCGATCTGGATGCCCAGCTCGGGCTTGGCCTTCAGCCCGGCCGCCGTCACCCTCTCGACCAGCCGCAGCAGTCCGGAGGTGGGCAGCATGATGAAGCCGGTGGAGATCTCGATGGTGTCGAAACCGACCTCCTTGGCCTCACGGAGGTAGGCATCCACCGCGTCCTCGCCATAGCGCAGCACCGTCTCGATCCAGCCGCCGGAGGAGACATAGGCGCCGTGCTCGTGGGCGATGTCGCTGAAGGCGCGCACCTGCTCCTTGGGCACCAGCGCGAAGGAGCCGCCCGCCCATTTGATGCCGTCGACCCACTGCCCGGCGACGTCGAGGACGTCCTGCAGATGGCGGGTGCCGAAGGTGGAGTAGTAGGGGGCGCGGATCTCGGTCAGCCCGTGGGTGCGAGGCTTCAGCGGGCGGTGCGCACGGGGCACGATGTCGAAGCTGACGTCGTGGGCCGAGCTGCTCTGGGTGTTCATGATGGTTCCTCTCCATGGGTGGATCCGGCGCGGGACAGCGCGTCGGTCAGGTGCCGTACGGGATGGCGCTCGAGCTCGTGGACGATGCCCGCGATCTCCTCGGTCACCTCGGGCCCCACGACCGGCAGGGCGAGGCGGCGGTATTTGCGCAGTGCCCCGTCCCAGTCCAGCGGATCGGTGTGGAAGCCCTCGTAGGCGGTCTCGAAAGCGGTCAGCACGGTGCCGTCGGCGAGGGTCACCGTCAGATCGGCGACCATCTCGCGCGGGAAGCGGGCGGAGAAGCCGGCGTCCGGGGTGATGTGGACACGGCGCATCAGGTCCTGCACGTCGTCGGCGATGATCCGCTCGTGGTGATACTGCTCGGGCTCGACCTGGCCGTCCAGCAGCGCCACGGCGATCAGCCACGGCAGGGAGTGGTCGGCCTCCTCCTTGGTGCGGATCGAGAGCTTGTCCCCTTCCTCGCCGCCGCCGATGATGGAGTGGGCCACGTCGAAGGTCCTCAGGTCCACCCGGTCGATGGCGCGGGCGAGGAATCCGTCCTGGAGGCGCACCTCGAGGGCGGCGTCCAGCGCGGTCTGGGAGTGGATCTCGGAGTTGTGCTTCTTCACGATCGTCTCGCGCACCTTCTCCAGGTTCTCGCGCGACCAGTCGATCTCGAACGGCCCGGTGATGGTCTCCTGCAGGCCCTTGTTGCCCTCGAACACCTCTGCCGGACCGGTCAGGCCCCGCTGCGCCAGCAGCGCCGCGAAGGTCGCCTCCTTCGCCGTGTTCGGGTAGGCGAGCCCCTTCCAGTGGGAGAGGTCCCCCGTCCGGGTGACGCGCAGGGCATTGTTGGCGGTACCGGAGATCGAGATCGCATTCTGCGTCTGCTCCACGTCGAGACCGAGGGCGCGGGAGACGCCCGCCGCAGCGGCGTACGCCCCCTGCACGGTGTGGTCGAATCCGCGAGCACGCACCGGAGCGACATCGGACAGCCGCGTCTGCACCTGGTAGCAGACCGCGAGCGCGACGAGGAAGTCCGCGCCGGAGGCATCGACGGACTCGGCGGCGGCCAGCACGGCGCCCAGGTTGTCGGAGGGATGGTTGGTCTCCCCTGCGGCGAGATAGGAGTCCATGAAGTCGAGGTAGCGGCTCAGGGCCCCGTTGTAGAAGGCCACTCGATCGATCGGACCGCGGCCGCCGCCGATGAAGGTCGCATCCTCCCGCCCGCCGAGGTCGGCCAACAGGGAGCGGATCGCGCTCATCGGGGCGGCGGCCTGCGCCGCGATCGCAACGCCGATCGTGTCCAGCACCCGGATCCGCAGCTGCTCCGCCGCCGCCCCGCTGAGCTGGTCGTAGCGGCTTTCGTGGACAAATTCTGCCAATTCATGGACGCGAGTCATCGCCCGTCATCTCCCTACTTAGGTGAGCCTTTCCTTACCCATGACTCTACACCTAAATAGCTTGACGTCAAGATACTTGCCGGGTCAGCCCTTCACGGGCCCCACCCAGACCTGCTGGGCGTTGGTGAACTCGCGGATGCCGTGCGGGCCCAGCTCGCGGCCGTAGCCGGAGCGCTTGATCCCTCCGGAGGGCAGGCGCGGATCGGACTTCACGATCCCGTTGACCGAGATCTGTCCCGCCTCGATGCGGCGCGCCATCGCGATCCCCCGGTCGGTCTGGGTCCAGATCGCGGCGCCGAGACCAAAGGGGGTGTCGTTGGCCAGGGCGAGAGCATGTTCCGCGTCGTCCGCTGCCATCACCACGGCGATCGGCCCGAAGGTCTCCTCGGTGCAGGCCGCCATCCCCGGCTGGACCCCGGTCAGCAGCGTGACGGGATAGAAGAAGCCCTCCCCCGCCGGCATCTCGCCGCCGAGCACCAGGGTGGCGCCGGCCTCGACGCTGGTGGTGACCTGTCGATGGAGGTTCTCCCGCAGCTGCTCGCGGGCGATCGGCCCCACCTTCGTGGCCGGGTCACGGGGGTCGCCGACCACCAGATCCCGCAGCTGCGCGGCGAGCAGCTCCACGAACTCGTCGTGCACCGAGCGCTCCACGATCACCCGCTTGGCGGCGATGCAGGACTGGCCGGCATTGATGATCCGCGAGAGCGCCGAGACCTCCGCGGCCTTGGCGAGGTCCGCGTCCGCCAGCACGATGCAGGGGTCGGAGCCGCCGAGCTCGAGCACCGCGGGCTTGATCTCGCTCGCAGCGATCGAGGCGACCGTCGCCCCGGCGCGGTCGGAGCCGGTGAAGGAGACCGCCTGGACGCGGGGGTCACGGATCACCTGCTCGACATCCTCGGTCTGCGCCAGCAGGGCCTGGAACACGCCGTCGGGGGCACCGGCCTTGCGGAACACCTCCTCGAGCGCGGCGGCACAGCCCGGCACGTGGGGGTCGTGCTTCATGATGCAGGTGTTCCCCGCCATCAGCGCGGGGGCGCAGAAGCGGAACGCGACCCAGAACGGGGCGTTCCAGGGCAGGATCCCCAGCACCGGGCCCAGCGGCAGGTACTGGACGTAGGACGAGGTCGCGTCGGAGGCCAGATGCTCGTCGGCGAGGTACTCGGGACCGAACTCGGCGTAGTGCTCGGCGGCCCACGCCGATTTCGCGACCTCCCCGCGGGCCTCCCCGATGGGCTTGCCCATCTCCTGGGTCATCAGCGGTGCGAGCTCCTCGGTGTGCTCGCGCAGGTAGGTGGCGACCCGGCGCAGCACCTCCGCGCGCTCGGCCAGGGTGGTCTCCTTCCATGAGGCGTAGGCGGACTGGGAGCGCTCGATGAGCGCGGTGATCTCCGCCGGGGTCGCGGCGGGGACCTCGCGCACGACGCGTCCGGTGGTGGGATCGGTGGCAGTCAGTGTGGTCATAGGGGCTGCTCCTCTCAGAAGCGGGGCGTGAGGACGGCGCCGGCGGGGAAGGAGCGCGCGGAGCTCTCGTGGACGGTGAAGTCCTCCGGCAGGGTGAAGAACGACGTGCAGCCGTCCTTCGTGATGTGGACGGTGTCGGAGATGCCCACGGTCTTGGTCCCGTCCACCCCCCACATCCACGGCAGCAGGTGGAAGGTCATCCCCTCCTCGAGCGGGCGTTCGTCGCCCTCCAGCAGGGAGACGATGTAGCCCTCGTCCCAGGAGGGCGGGAAGGCGATCCCGATCGAGTAGCCGGCCCGGGTGACCAGCTTCGCCCCCACGTCGTTGCTCTCGATGCGGGAGCGGGTCAGCTCCGCGATCTCGGAGATGGTCACCCCCGGCTTCATCAGGGCCCGCAGCTCTGCCAGCGTCTGCTTCATCAGCTCCTGGGCGGAGTGCATCGAGTCCGACAGCGCCCCGTTGACCACCGTGCGCATCATGGCCGTGTGATACCTGCGGTAGCAGCCGCCGACCTCGAGGAACACGTGCTCTCCGGGCCTGATCATGCGCCCTTCCCAGGTGGAATGGCCGATCATCGAACGGGGCCCGGAGGCGACATAGGGCAGGACCGCCGGGAACTCCCCGCCGGCCCGGAACATCGCCGAGGTGATGGCTGCGGCCACATCGTTCTCGGTGGCGCCGGCCATCGCGGCGTGCAGGCCGGCCGCCATCCCGGCCTCCCCGGCGTAGGCGGCGAGCTGCATCACCTCGATCTCGGCCGGGGACTTGCGCACCCGCCCCTCCTCGACGATCCCGAAGCAGTCCACCAGCCCTTCGCCGAAGGCGTCGTGGAAGCGGTCCTGCTGGTAGGCGGGGAAGTAGTAGCTGTTGCGCTCGTACCCCACCCGGGAGTCCCCCAGCCGCAGGTCGCGCAGGGTGCTGACCAGCTCGAGGATCGCGTCGCCGTCGTCGGGGTACGGCCGGGAGTGCTCCACCCAGGTCCGGGCGATCACATTGGACTCCTCGAGCGCACGGGTGATCATCACCGAGTCCGCCGCCAGCGGCACGACCAGCGCCTGGAAGAACGAGTACCCGGTGGTCTGATAGTCCGTGAGGTACATCAGGTTCTCGGGATCGGTGATGATCACCGCGTCCAGCTCCCGCTCCTCCATCCGCTGCCGCAGCTCCGCGATCCTCCGCTGGTACTCCTCGGGCGCGAAGGTCATATCGGACCGATGGCGCATCAGAGGTCCTTCGCCGCGGCGTCGATGGCCTGGCCCAGCAGGGTCAGGCCCTGCTCGAGGTCCTCCTCGGGGATCGTCAGCGGCGGGATCAGCTTGATCACCCGACCCCCGCTGCCGCAGGGGCCGATCAGCAGGCCCCGCTCGAAGCACTCCTGCTGGACCCGCTTGGCGAAGGCGCCGTCCCCGGTGTCCAGGGCCTGCATCATGCCCCGGCCGCGGACCTCCCAGTCCCGCTCCGGATGAGCGGCGGCGATGGTCGTGAGCGACTCGCGCATCTGTTCGCCCTTGGCGAGGACGTCGGCGAGGAACGACTCGTCGGTGAAGTAGTCCAGCGCCACGGTGCCCGCGACGAACGACATCCCCTGTCCGCGGAAGGTGCCGGTGTGCGCGCCGGGGGACCAGTGGGCATCGACCTCCGGCTTGTTCAGGGTCATCGCGATCGGGGTGCCGAAGCCGCCGAGGCCCTTGGCCAGGGCGATGATGTCCGGGTCCAGGTCCATCCCGTCGAAGGAGAAGTACCCGCCGGTGCGGCCGACGGCGGCCTGGATGTCGTCGACGATGAACAGTGCACCGACCTCGCGGGCGAGGTCCTGGATCTCGTGCAGCCACTCGCGGCTGGCGAGGTTGACACCGCCCTCGGCCTGGACCGGCTCGACGAGGAAGGCCGCGGGAGCGGTGACCCCGCTGGAGGGGTCGCGCAGTGCAGCGGCGTAGTCGGCGATCCCGGTGCGGCCGCCGGGGGCGGTCTCGAAAGGCAGGCGCACCACGTCGGTGAGCGGCACGCCGGCCCACTGGCGGAAGGCCTGGTTCGCGGTCGCCGCGAGGGATCCGAGGGTCATGCCGTGGAAGCCATGGCTGAACGCGACGATCTCGCGCCGCCCGGTGGCCAGGCGGGCCAGCTTGAGCGCCGCCTCGATCGCGTTGGAGCCCGTGGGGCCCATGAACTGCATCTTGTGGTCCATGCCGCGCGGGGCGAGGATCACCTCGTGGAAGCGGGCGATGAAGTCCCGCTTCGTGGTGGTGTACGTATCCAGGCTGTGGGCGACACCATCCGCCTGGATGAAATCGATCAGTGCTTCCTTCATCTTCGGGTTGTTGTGCCCGAAGTTCAGCACGCCGGCCCCGGCGAAGAAGTCGATGTAGCTGGTCCCGGCCTCGTCGATCTGGCGAGCGTTGGAGGCGGAGGCGAACACCGTGGGATACGCGCGGCAGTAGCCGCGGATCTCGGACTCGTGCTGTTCGAAAATGGTGGTGTCCATGAGGGACCTCCTTCGCGATGCAGGGCGACCTCGCTCGTCACGCCCGGCCGCATAGCGAAGATCACCCCGTCTGGCAAGTAAGTGCCGGTGAGCTGACT
The window above is part of the Brachybacterium vulturis genome. Proteins encoded here:
- a CDS encoding succinate dehydrogenase cytochrome b subunit; its protein translation is MLLHAVMAAAGMVMVLFLLAHMYGNLKVFSGAEAFDGYAAHLRTLGEPFLPRSGALWILRIILLLSVLAHTGAAFVLWHRMRAATGGRGSRRYVTKKAPRGVQRTYSSFTMRWGGIVIGLFVIYHLLHLTVNVIAPGGASDSPYQRMVGGFSIWWVTLTYLIALLALGAHLRHGVWSAFASLGVNTGVRRRRHLNQVAYLVTGVVILGFLLPPLAIQFGMVT
- a CDS encoding fumarate reductase/succinate dehydrogenase flavoprotein subunit produces the protein MSALFTVGDPVVDTQAPDGPIQGRWDARRFEASLISPANRRRRFVIVVGSGLAGGSAGATLGEAGYRVEVFCYQDSPRRAHSIAAQGGINAAKDYRNDGDSIRRLYYDTVKGGDYRARESNVYRLAQVSEAIIDQAVAQGVPFAREYGGLLSTRSFGGVQVSRTFYARGQTGQQLLLGAYQALERQIEAGTVAMHTRHEMLEVIVIEGRARGIVVRDMVTGEIETHLADAVVLASGGYGNVFHLSTNAMGCNVTATWRAHRKGALFANPCFTQIHPTCIPVSGEHQSKLTLMSESLRNDGRIWVPVQKEDARDPREIPESERDYYLERQYPAFGNLVPRDVASRAAKNQCDAGHGVGPGGRGVYLDFADALDRLGRRTVEDRYGNLFDMYQKITGEDPYQVPMRIYPAIHYTMGGLWVDYDLQSSLPGLFVIGEANFSDHGANRLGASALMQGLADGYFVLPNTLTDYLASHPLPPEIDATHPEAQRAVEDVRARIDALLAIKGSRSVDSFHRELGAILWEHCGMERSAEGLQRAITQIRALREEYWSDVRVTGTGAELNQTLERAGRVADFFELAELMCIDALHREESCGAHFRTESQTEGGEARRIDEDFTYVAAWEFTGDDSPPRLHREHLEFEHVELTQRSYT
- a CDS encoding phosphosulfolactate synthase, translated to MNTQSSSAHDVSFDIVPRAHRPLKPRTHGLTEIRAPYYSTFGTRHLQDVLDVAGQWVDGIKWAGGSFALVPKEQVRAFSDIAHEHGAYVSSGGWIETVLRYGEDAVDAYLREAKEVGFDTIEISTGFIMLPTSGLLRLVERVTAAGLKAKPELGIQIGSGGDSGEAELAAEGAKDVGDLIERARRTLEAGADIVMIESEGITENVTEWNTAAVASIINGVGLENVMFEAADGPVFEWYIKHYGNEVNLFVDHSQILQLEGLRQNIWGNKSTWGRVINPMFS
- a CDS encoding aspartate aminotransferase family protein, which encodes MDTTIFEQHESEIRGYCRAYPTVFASASNARQIDEAGTSYIDFFAGAGVLNFGHNNPKMKEALIDFIQADGVAHSLDTYTTTKRDFIARFHEVILAPRGMDHKMQFMGPTGSNAIEAALKLARLATGRREIVAFSHGFHGMTLGSLAATANQAFRQWAGVPLTDVVRLPFETAPGGRTGIADYAAALRDPSSGVTAPAAFLVEPVQAEGGVNLASREWLHEIQDLAREVGALFIVDDIQAAVGRTGGYFSFDGMDLDPDIIALAKGLGGFGTPIAMTLNKPEVDAHWSPGAHTGTFRGQGMSFVAGTVALDYFTDESFLADVLAKGEQMRESLTTIAAAHPERDWEVRGRGMMQALDTGDGAFAKRVQQECFERGLLIGPCGSGGRVIKLIPPLTIPEEDLEQGLTLLGQAIDAAAKDL
- a CDS encoding NAD-dependent succinate-semialdehyde dehydrogenase yields the protein MTTLTATDPTTGRVVREVPAATPAEITALIERSQSAYASWKETTLAERAEVLRRVATYLREHTEELAPLMTQEMGKPIGEARGEVAKSAWAAEHYAEFGPEYLADEHLASDATSSYVQYLPLGPVLGILPWNAPFWVAFRFCAPALMAGNTCIMKHDPHVPGCAAALEEVFRKAGAPDGVFQALLAQTEDVEQVIRDPRVQAVSFTGSDRAGATVASIAASEIKPAVLELGGSDPCIVLADADLAKAAEVSALSRIINAGQSCIAAKRVIVERSVHDEFVELLAAQLRDLVVGDPRDPATKVGPIAREQLRENLHRQVTTSVEAGATLVLGGEMPAGEGFFYPVTLLTGVQPGMAACTEETFGPIAVVMAADDAEHALALANDTPFGLGAAIWTQTDRGIAMARRIEAGQISVNGIVKSDPRLPSGGIKRSGYGRELGPHGIREFTNAQQVWVGPVKG
- the doeA gene encoding ectoine hydrolase, which gives rise to MRHRSDMTFAPEEYQRRIAELRQRMEERELDAVIITDPENLMYLTDYQTTGYSFFQALVVPLAADSVMITRALEESNVIARTWVEHSRPYPDDGDAILELVSTLRDLRLGDSRVGYERNSYYFPAYQQDRFHDAFGEGLVDCFGIVEEGRVRKSPAEIEVMQLAAYAGEAGMAAGLHAAMAGATENDVAAAITSAMFRAGGEFPAVLPYVASGPRSMIGHSTWEGRMIRPGEHVFLEVGGCYRRYHTAMMRTVVNGALSDSMHSAQELMKQTLAELRALMKPGVTISEIAELTRSRIESNDVGAKLVTRAGYSIGIAFPPSWDEGYIVSLLEGDERPLEEGMTFHLLPWMWGVDGTKTVGISDTVHITKDGCTSFFTLPEDFTVHESSARSFPAGAVLTPRF
- a CDS encoding LuxR family transcriptional regulator, producing the protein MKRKISIEALAREQIKAAQRAGGRRAAETVFGGHEKVLRQTVMGLLKDAEIGERENLDEATIYVLEGRVQLWVGDDCWEARQGSLLVLPQARHRLVAIMDSALLITVAKLSTSPEEPPTSS
- a CDS encoding MmgE/PrpD family protein; protein product: MTRVHELAEFVHESRYDQLSGAAAEQLRIRVLDTIGVAIAAQAAAPMSAIRSLLADLGGREDATFIGGGRGPIDRVAFYNGALSRYLDFMDSYLAAGETNHPSDNLGAVLAAAESVDASGADFLVALAVCYQVQTRLSDVAPVRARGFDHTVQGAYAAAAGVSRALGLDVEQTQNAISISGTANNALRVTRTGDLSHWKGLAYPNTAKEATFAALLAQRGLTGPAEVFEGNKGLQETITGPFEIDWSRENLEKVRETIVKKHNSEIHSQTALDAALEVRLQDGFLARAIDRVDLRTFDVAHSIIGGGEEGDKLSIRTKEEADHSLPWLIAVALLDGQVEPEQYHHERIIADDVQDLMRRVHITPDAGFSARFPREMVADLTVTLADGTVLTAFETAYEGFHTDPLDWDGALRKYRRLALPVVGPEVTEEIAGIVHELERHPVRHLTDALSRAGSTHGEEPS